One Penaeus monodon isolate SGIC_2016 chromosome 34, NSTDA_Pmon_1, whole genome shotgun sequence DNA segment encodes these proteins:
- the LOC119594551 gene encoding myosin-2 essential light chain-like: MAAFSEDQIIEFQEAFSIFDQKGDGKIQVSQIGEVLRALGQNPTESEVKKLSHQHRPDERISFEVFLPIMQTISRQRPVDTADDFIEGLRHFDKDGNGYISSAELRHLMTHLGEKLTDEEVEQLLAGQEDSQGNVNYEEFVRMVLSA, from the exons ATG GCAGCATTCAGCGAAGATCAGATCATAG AGTTCCAGGAGGCCTTCTCCATCTTCGACCAGAAGGGTGATGGCAAGATCCAAGTGTCTCAGATTGGCGAGGTTCTGAGAGCCCTGGGCCAGAACCCCACCGAGTCCGAGGTCAAGAAGCTGTCTCACCAGCACAGACCAG ATGAGCGCATCAGCTTCGAGGTGTTCCTGCCCATCATGCAGACCATCTCCCGTCAGCGCCCAGTTGACACTGCAGATGACTTCATTGAAGGCTTGCGTCACTTTGACAAGGACGGCAATGGGTACATCTCCTCTGCCGAGCTCCGCCATCTCATGACTCACCTCG gTGAGAAGCTAACAGACGAGGAAGTGGAGCAGCTGCTCGCTGGCCAGGAGGACTCCCAAGGCAACGTCAACTACGAGGAGTTTGTGCGCATGGTCCTCAGTGCTTGA